The Litchfieldia alkalitelluris genome has a window encoding:
- a CDS encoding alpha/beta fold hydrolase, whose product MNIDMPLDVLKEYMGKSPKPSDFDSYWERGLKEVEKQGVDYELIPADIQTDVVECYHLYFTGVGGARVYCKYVKPKNPKPNSPGLVMFHGYSVDSGDWSDKITYAAHGISVLAMDCRGQGGLSEDNLTVLGNTLRGHIIRGIDDPNPDNFYFRQVFLDTVQAARILMSMEHVDENRIGVFGMSQGGALATVCAALEPRVKMAICGYPFLSDYKRVWEMDINASAYAEIAEYFRKFDPHHEREDEIFLKLGYIDIQNFADRVKANVLWVTGMIDLICPPSSQFAAYNKITSEKELLLYHEFGHEGLPRLVDKALQRFLKL is encoded by the coding sequence ATGAATATTGATATGCCACTTGATGTACTTAAAGAGTATATGGGTAAAAGTCCTAAGCCAAGTGATTTTGACTCATATTGGGAACGAGGGCTAAAGGAAGTAGAAAAGCAGGGTGTTGACTATGAACTAATTCCTGCAGACATTCAAACTGATGTTGTTGAATGTTATCATCTTTATTTTACAGGTGTAGGTGGTGCAAGGGTTTATTGTAAGTATGTTAAACCAAAAAATCCTAAGCCGAATAGTCCTGGACTTGTGATGTTTCATGGTTATTCTGTCGATAGTGGGGATTGGTCTGATAAAATTACATATGCAGCGCATGGTATTTCTGTTTTAGCGATGGATTGTAGGGGACAAGGTGGTCTTTCAGAGGATAATCTGACTGTTTTAGGTAATACATTAAGAGGTCATATTATTCGAGGGATCGATGACCCAAATCCAGATAATTTTTATTTCCGTCAGGTGTTTTTAGATACTGTTCAAGCAGCAAGAATTCTCATGTCTATGGAGCATGTAGATGAAAACCGCATCGGAGTATTCGGTATGTCCCAAGGTGGGGCACTTGCGACAGTATGTGCTGCGTTAGAGCCTAGAGTGAAAATGGCGATTTGTGGCTATCCATTTTTATCAGATTATAAACGTGTGTGGGAGATGGATATTAACGCTTCTGCCTATGCTGAGATTGCAGAATATTTCCGTAAGTTTGATCCTCATCATGAGAGAGAAGATGAGATCTTCCTGAAATTAGGTTATATCGACATTCAAAATTTTGCAGACAGAGTGAAGGCAAATGTATTATGGGTGACCGGCATGATTGATTTAATTTGTCCACCATCGTCTCAATTTGCAGCATACAATAAAATCACATCTGAAAAAGAACTCCTTTTGTATCATGAATTTGGACACGAGGGACTACCAAGACTTGTTGACAAAGCACTTCAGAGGTTTTTAAAGCTATAA
- a CDS encoding DEAD/DEAH box helicase — protein sequence MDFKLNHKTIKEMCGSVSFKRGEAFYRADKVIIRNYHPEVCEATVKGVEDFHVTVTRDSLAEMNTQCSCPKLGSYQKDCQHIAAVLLAIHDMESQPPPIMDAKDQSDFGALHQHELTEGLLTIFDQLPQKASRHQLHFENREILEVVFTCIPVTVGENQTMFGIKMKVDYIDVSNIRRFLIDVSLGKSCNLSRSTKYEPSKHCFHHDDDVVILALIQVIQDEESYINLAKIDHQLPEHILLIPPTSWERVLPLLIKAPSVPFEYEGVKKRRLSLVKGGLPLQFSFRESNDKEYKLQVQGLGEITLMDSYQVGLKEGNIIKFNDEQYRHLSSLKTMLDTSETNEIPIQAETMPYFIGKIVPGLKKLGNVQFSEGVSQQFLKSNLTAKLFLDRLKNRLLVGLEFHYEKIIINPLDDDAYHGPVVIRDKEKEAMILELMEESSFVKTDGGYFVHNEELEYEFLQYIVPKLQKLVQIYATTAVRNRLFRATTPPKIRVKVLKERTNWLEFKFEMDGISNTEIKDLLSALEEKRKYYRLRNGSLLSLETKEFEEIQRFLKAGPIQDEDLESGLNVPVVKGMQLMDSHSGEDIFSLEESFKQFISSITSPEQTNFQIPKQIEPILRDYQKQGFQWMKTLASYQFGGILADEMGLGKTVQSITFILSSLEEMRKKNKPTLIVCPSSLKYNWLSELMKFAPEIEAIVVDGDLKERKKLQQEMMAIDVMITSYPLLRKDIKWFEEQHFHTVFFDEAQMFKNPYTQTFRAVKRVKADFRFGLTGTPIENSIEELWAIFHVVFPELLLGLKEFSHLSRERISKRIRPFLLRRLKEDVLMELNEKKESVETVDLLPEQKKLYTAYLAKLRHDTLKHLDKDTVRKNRIKILAGLTRLRQICCHPALFVDGYEGKSAKFEQLMQLLKEAKLSGRRVLIFSQFTKMLNLIGRELAQQGTAFFYLDGQTASEERVELCNRFNEGEKDVFLISLKAGGTGLNLTGADTVILYDNWWNPAVEDQAASRAHRMGQKNIVRVIKLVASGTIEEKMNELQDKKKQLIEEIIDENTQGSTTLTEEDLRELLIH from the coding sequence TTGGATTTTAAATTAAATCATAAAACCATAAAAGAAATGTGTGGCTCTGTCTCCTTCAAACGTGGTGAGGCTTTTTATCGTGCGGATAAAGTGATCATTCGAAACTATCACCCCGAGGTGTGTGAAGCAACTGTGAAAGGGGTTGAGGATTTCCATGTGACAGTTACCCGAGACAGCTTAGCCGAAATGAACACACAATGCAGCTGCCCAAAACTCGGCTCCTATCAGAAGGACTGTCAGCATATAGCAGCAGTTTTGTTGGCTATTCACGACATGGAAAGTCAACCTCCACCAATAATGGACGCAAAAGATCAAAGTGATTTTGGCGCGTTACATCAACATGAATTAACAGAAGGATTGTTAACAATTTTTGATCAACTGCCTCAGAAAGCAAGTCGACATCAGCTTCATTTTGAAAATAGAGAAATCCTTGAGGTGGTATTTACTTGTATACCAGTTACTGTTGGGGAAAATCAAACCATGTTCGGGATCAAAATGAAAGTGGATTATATTGATGTATCAAATATAAGACGGTTCTTAATAGATGTAAGCTTAGGGAAATCTTGTAATCTATCTAGGTCAACAAAGTACGAGCCAAGTAAACATTGCTTCCACCATGATGACGATGTAGTCATTCTAGCCCTTATTCAAGTGATTCAAGATGAAGAATCTTATATAAACTTAGCTAAAATAGATCATCAGCTTCCAGAACATATCCTGTTAATCCCCCCAACCTCCTGGGAACGGGTACTGCCGTTACTAATCAAAGCCCCATCAGTTCCATTCGAGTATGAAGGGGTGAAAAAGAGAAGGCTTAGCTTAGTTAAGGGAGGTCTTCCATTACAGTTTTCTTTTCGGGAAAGCAACGACAAAGAGTACAAGCTTCAAGTCCAAGGTTTGGGTGAGATCACATTAATGGACTCCTATCAGGTTGGGCTTAAGGAAGGGAACATCATCAAGTTTAATGACGAACAGTATAGACATCTCTCAAGTCTCAAGACTATGTTAGATACTTCAGAGACAAACGAGATTCCTATTCAAGCTGAAACGATGCCTTATTTTATCGGAAAAATTGTTCCAGGCTTAAAGAAATTAGGGAATGTTCAGTTTTCAGAAGGAGTAAGTCAGCAGTTTTTAAAATCAAATTTAACTGCAAAATTATTTTTGGATCGTCTGAAAAATCGCCTATTAGTAGGGTTAGAGTTTCATTATGAGAAGATTATTATTAACCCGTTAGATGATGATGCATATCATGGCCCAGTCGTAATAAGGGATAAAGAAAAGGAAGCGATGATCCTAGAGCTAATGGAAGAAAGCTCTTTTGTAAAAACAGATGGAGGCTATTTTGTTCATAATGAAGAGCTCGAGTATGAGTTTTTACAGTATATCGTTCCTAAGCTTCAAAAACTTGTTCAAATATATGCAACGACAGCTGTACGAAATCGACTATTCAGAGCAACTACTCCTCCGAAAATAAGAGTGAAGGTACTAAAGGAACGGACGAATTGGCTGGAATTTAAATTTGAAATGGACGGGATTTCAAATACTGAAATCAAAGATTTACTTTCAGCGTTAGAGGAAAAACGGAAATATTACCGGCTCAGAAATGGATCGCTTCTCTCCCTTGAAACAAAAGAATTTGAAGAAATTCAGCGATTCTTAAAAGCTGGACCAATTCAGGATGAGGATTTAGAAAGTGGATTGAATGTACCAGTCGTTAAAGGAATGCAGCTCATGGATTCTCATAGTGGAGAAGATATATTCTCCCTGGAGGAATCCTTTAAACAGTTTATCAGTTCGATTACTAGTCCAGAGCAAACGAATTTTCAGATTCCAAAACAAATCGAACCGATTTTACGAGATTATCAAAAACAGGGATTTCAATGGATGAAAACCCTCGCTAGTTATCAGTTCGGAGGAATTTTAGCAGATGAGATGGGTCTTGGAAAAACAGTTCAAAGTATTACCTTCATTTTATCATCCCTTGAGGAAATGAGGAAAAAGAATAAGCCGACACTAATTGTTTGTCCCTCTTCTTTAAAATATAACTGGTTAAGTGAGTTGATGAAATTCGCTCCAGAGATAGAAGCCATTGTTGTTGATGGAGACTTGAAGGAGAGAAAGAAGTTACAGCAAGAGATGATGGCTATTGATGTAATGATTACCTCATATCCATTATTACGTAAAGATATCAAATGGTTTGAAGAACAGCATTTTCATACAGTGTTTTTCGATGAAGCACAAATGTTTAAAAATCCGTATACTCAAACGTTTAGAGCTGTTAAAAGAGTCAAAGCAGACTTTCGTTTTGGGTTAACAGGTACACCAATAGAAAATTCGATCGAAGAGCTTTGGGCTATTTTTCATGTCGTCTTTCCTGAACTTTTATTAGGATTAAAGGAATTCAGTCACCTTTCAAGAGAACGGATTTCGAAAAGGATTCGTCCATTTTTATTACGTCGACTTAAAGAAGATGTGTTAATGGAGCTTAATGAGAAAAAGGAATCTGTGGAGACAGTTGATTTACTCCCAGAACAAAAAAAGCTGTATACCGCATATTTAGCGAAGCTACGCCATGATACGCTGAAACATTTAGACAAGGATACAGTACGTAAGAACCGAATCAAAATCTTAGCAGGCTTAACAAGATTAAGGCAAATTTGCTGTCATCCGGCATTATTTGTAGACGGATATGAAGGGAAATCTGCAAAATTTGAGCAATTGATGCAACTATTAAAAGAAGCAAAGCTTTCGGGTAGGAGAGTATTGATTTTTTCTCAGTTTACGAAAATGCTCAATTTAATTGGTCGTGAACTAGCTCAGCAAGGTACAGCTTTTTTCTATTTAGATGGACAAACGGCTTCAGAGGAGCGAGTAGAGTTATGCAATCGGTTCAATGAAGGGGAGAAAGACGTCTTCCTTATTTCGTTAAAGGCGGGTGGAACCGGTCTTAATCTGACTGGAGCTGATACTGTGATCCTCTATGACAACTGGTGGAATCCTGCAGTTGAAGATCAAGCGGCATCAAGGGCACATAGAATGGGACAAAAAAATATCGTCCGAGTGATTAAGCTCGTGGCTAGTGGAACGATTGAAGAAAAGATGAATGAACTTCAGGACAAAAAGAAGCAATTAATTGAAGAAATAATTGATGAAAATACCCAAGGTTCAACAACATTAACTGAAGAAGATTTGAGGGAACTATTGATACATTAG
- a CDS encoding DUF6044 family protein, producing the protein MKAVNIQSSKETKQILFALVLIFIYVSPLFILGEDAHIRDHDNLDSNIAWYRVLVESGEVFGKLNATIPQVINGNLSRGAYGSELSVIVWLHALFPPMLAYALSQTLTRVIAFIGMYLLLKTHFIKEKNNHFMIVGVSLAFALTPFWPSGMLSTLGHPLALWAFLNIRNRKHSWREWLALGLLPFYSSLVLGFIFFLVMIGLLWVRDVIVRRDWNPVFLGSIFFMTLIFCIVDYRLIFSLIVPHEATQRSEFISSRHDVWRSLRLSIKNYVLGHHHVMTVHTFNILPLTLVATGVILKRKNWREHRRFIYLFLFNIALSIWYAFWFNNLWKPVKEIFNIAVTFNFARFHFLRPLVIYLLFALSCLILSRLGRRWRRFVSFMIIGQISILFLFNEEIVFRYLGTPSFKEYYAEEQFNKIKDYIDLPQKSYRVASIGLHPAIAQFNGFYTVDTYNNFYPLSYKYQFRRIIEKELEKNPNIRVYFDEWGSRCYLFVDELGKKYDFRKNSDKVINHLELNTKAFENMGGRYIFSSVPINNAGKNNLLLKRVFDHQDSAWRIYLYEVDGS; encoded by the coding sequence TTGAAAGCAGTTAACATTCAATCTTCAAAAGAAACTAAACAGATTTTGTTTGCTCTTGTACTGATTTTTATCTATGTTTCTCCGTTATTTATTCTGGGAGAGGACGCCCATATCCGGGATCATGATAACTTGGATTCAAATATTGCTTGGTATCGTGTATTAGTGGAAAGCGGTGAAGTATTTGGGAAACTTAACGCAACCATTCCACAGGTGATTAATGGAAACTTATCTAGAGGAGCCTATGGTTCAGAGTTGTCAGTCATTGTTTGGCTACATGCACTATTCCCGCCAATGCTTGCATATGCGTTAAGTCAAACATTAACAAGAGTAATAGCTTTTATTGGGATGTACTTATTGTTAAAAACTCATTTTATTAAGGAAAAAAATAATCACTTTATGATAGTAGGAGTGTCTCTTGCCTTTGCGTTAACTCCTTTCTGGCCATCTGGAATGCTGAGTACACTCGGCCATCCTCTTGCCTTGTGGGCATTCTTGAATATACGAAATCGTAAACATTCTTGGAGGGAATGGCTAGCACTTGGACTATTGCCTTTTTATTCAAGTCTAGTCCTTGGGTTTATCTTTTTCCTTGTAATGATCGGTTTACTATGGGTTAGAGATGTAATTGTCCGTAGAGACTGGAATCCCGTGTTCCTAGGAAGTATTTTCTTTATGACACTTATTTTTTGTATTGTGGATTATCGATTAATCTTTTCGCTTATTGTTCCTCATGAAGCTACTCAACGAAGTGAGTTTATCTCTTCTAGACACGATGTTTGGCGATCATTACGTTTATCTATTAAAAATTACGTACTAGGACATCACCATGTGATGACAGTACATACCTTTAACATCCTTCCGTTAACGTTGGTTGCTACAGGGGTCATTCTGAAGCGAAAAAACTGGCGTGAGCATAGAAGGTTTATCTACTTGTTTTTATTTAACATAGCTTTGTCTATTTGGTACGCCTTTTGGTTTAATAATCTATGGAAACCGGTTAAGGAAATCTTTAATATTGCTGTAACTTTTAATTTCGCACGCTTCCACTTTTTAAGACCTCTCGTCATTTATCTTCTTTTTGCACTATCGTGTCTTATACTTAGTCGTCTTGGAAGGAGATGGCGAAGGTTTGTTAGCTTTATGATTATCGGCCAAATATCGATTCTGTTTCTTTTCAATGAAGAAATTGTATTTAGGTATTTAGGAACACCTTCGTTTAAAGAATATTACGCAGAGGAACAGTTTAATAAAATTAAAGACTATATTGACCTTCCACAAAAATCGTATCGAGTTGCGAGTATTGGACTTCATCCGGCAATTGCACAATTTAATGGATTTTACACGGTAGATACGTATAACAATTTTTATCCGTTATCATACAAATACCAATTCAGAAGAATAATCGAAAAAGAGTTAGAGAAGAACCCGAACATTAGAGTTTACTTCGATGAATGGGGAAGTAGATGTTATTTATTCGTCGATGAGTTAGGAAAGAAATATGATTTTAGAAAAAACTCTGACAAAGTTATTAATCACTTAGAATTAAATACGAAGGCTTTTGAAAATATGGGAGGACGTTATATCTTCTCAAGCGTTCCTATAAATAATGCAGGAAAAAATAACTTGTTATTAAAACGAGTATTTGACCATCAAGATTCAGCTTGGAGAATATATTTGTATGAAGTGGATGGATCTTGA
- a CDS encoding halocarboxylic acid dehydrogenase DehI family protein — MHNSQFGIPEIFDNQDTGKLATLYNDIKFVLKVPIVNFVFRTLAHYDQFLTLGWNQVRTNLLTQNMEDAAAQLRYPHLSFNAPQIKWNQFYPKETIDRIKGVLLVFNYVNPKLLLMTISWEEALGYRPITGGKKIEGFIQAGIFPGFPKPHMIDIPSADYSTKVVLKDIIDTKNSYDAASDYRALACFPGFLEKTWPSLKEVIKTEEYTLLGHELKENARKLVHELSPYPIRLTSEYLQTVYSPGEVAGIMGIISMFSNFIANLIIDGECFRRIVMDI, encoded by the coding sequence ATGCATAACTCACAGTTTGGAATCCCAGAGATATTTGACAATCAAGATACTGGAAAATTAGCTACTCTATATAACGATATAAAATTCGTATTGAAGGTACCAATAGTTAATTTTGTATTTCGAACATTGGCCCATTATGATCAGTTCTTAACACTTGGTTGGAACCAAGTAAGAACCAACTTGCTGACTCAAAACATGGAGGATGCAGCAGCCCAACTTAGATATCCTCATCTTTCTTTTAATGCTCCACAAATCAAGTGGAATCAATTCTACCCAAAAGAAACAATCGATAGAATTAAGGGAGTTCTTTTAGTATTTAACTATGTAAATCCAAAGCTTTTATTAATGACGATAAGCTGGGAAGAGGCCCTAGGCTATCGCCCAATTACTGGTGGTAAGAAAATAGAGGGGTTCATTCAGGCTGGAATTTTCCCAGGATTCCCAAAACCACATATGATTGATATTCCATCTGCAGATTATTCAACTAAGGTAGTTTTAAAGGATATTATTGATACTAAAAATAGCTATGATGCAGCAAGTGATTACCGGGCATTAGCATGCTTTCCGGGCTTCTTAGAGAAAACTTGGCCATCTCTTAAAGAGGTCATAAAAACAGAAGAGTATACATTATTGGGGCATGAACTAAAAGAAAATGCAAGAAAGTTAGTTCATGAGCTATCACCTTATCCTATAAGGCTAACATCGGAATATTTACAGACGGTTTATTCTCCTGGGGAAGTGGCCGGTATTATGGGTATCATTTCAATGTTCTCCAATTTTATTGCTAATTTAATCATTGATGGTGAGTGCTTTCGTAGAATTGTTATGGATATTTAA
- a CDS encoding DUF2254 domain-containing protein has product MLKQFYQKLKNFIWLSPTLYSIGAFILAVSMILIDHAFFQDSADFFPEVLLVEVELAQEVLGVIAGSLLTMTTITFSITMVVLTTFSSQFSPRVLQNFIRDSITVRVLGVFVSGFVYSIFSLLFMQKNTVENHVVTASIGVLIATICIGFFIYFIHHVASWVQVSNLIDLLSKDVIETINSRLNILENNDYTSLSSVKIPIAKESSKVIEVKNERFGYLQFINEEELYDLAKNNGYRIEVMPLVGSFLPENETVMRVFHPNSDHALLKEMFTVGPSKTANQDIEFGIQKITEIALRAVSPGINDPDTAIECIQHLGMCLKKVSKYDGVSLVYKHDGKVVMSIPQKPFEDLLKAALYQVSHYAQKDISIITVILEILCEIAEDTTWQIKQKVSQFSKYVVEKINHQSLTDYDKELLLIHQRRLQSIVGD; this is encoded by the coding sequence TTGTTAAAACAGTTTTATCAAAAACTCAAAAATTTCATATGGCTAAGTCCGACTCTTTACTCAATAGGAGCCTTTATCCTTGCAGTGAGTATGATATTAATTGATCATGCTTTTTTTCAGGACTCTGCTGATTTTTTCCCAGAGGTGCTTTTAGTTGAAGTGGAATTAGCACAGGAGGTGTTGGGAGTCATTGCAGGCTCGTTGCTTACGATGACAACTATTACATTTTCGATCACGATGGTTGTGTTAACCACTTTTTCATCACAATTTTCTCCAAGAGTTTTGCAGAACTTTATACGTGACTCAATTACAGTTCGTGTTCTAGGTGTATTTGTTAGTGGATTTGTTTATTCGATATTTTCGTTGTTATTTATGCAGAAAAACACAGTAGAAAACCACGTTGTAACAGCATCTATTGGAGTATTAATTGCTACTATTTGTATCGGCTTTTTTATATATTTTATCCATCATGTTGCTTCTTGGGTACAGGTGAGTAATTTAATCGATTTATTATCAAAGGATGTTATTGAGACCATAAATAGTCGACTAAACATTCTTGAAAATAACGACTATACCTCTCTTTCAAGCGTGAAAATTCCAATCGCAAAAGAGAGCTCAAAGGTTATTGAAGTAAAAAACGAACGCTTCGGATATTTACAGTTTATCAATGAAGAGGAGCTATATGATCTCGCTAAAAACAATGGTTACCGTATCGAGGTAATGCCCCTTGTTGGAAGTTTTTTACCTGAAAACGAAACAGTAATGAGGGTTTTTCATCCCAATAGCGATCATGCTTTATTAAAGGAGATGTTCACAGTTGGCCCTAGTAAAACGGCTAATCAGGACATTGAATTTGGTATACAAAAGATTACAGAAATTGCACTTAGAGCTGTATCTCCCGGCATTAATGACCCAGATACGGCAATTGAATGCATTCAACACTTAGGGATGTGTTTAAAAAAAGTAAGTAAATATGATGGTGTTTCTTTAGTATATAAGCATGATGGAAAAGTTGTTATGTCCATCCCACAAAAACCCTTTGAAGACTTATTAAAGGCAGCACTCTATCAAGTTAGTCATTATGCTCAAAAAGACATCTCTATCATTACGGTTATCTTAGAGATTTTATGTGAAATTGCTGAAGATACTACATGGCAAATTAAACAAAAGGTATCACAGTTTAGTAAGTATGTAGTAGAAAAAATAAATCATCAATCTTTGACTGATTATGATAAGGAACTTTTATTGATTCACCAAAGGCGATTACAAAGTATTGTGGGAGATTAA
- a CDS encoding DsbA family oxidoreductase, with the protein MGKRRLEDALKQIKHPVNVVYRCFELDPTMERDVDYNIYEKLSEKYGMSIEQAKSNIDNMVKMASEVGLDYRFDTMILTNTFDAHRLVMFAKQLGLMQEMTERINRAFFTESKHIGDHATLIGLAEEIGLNRNEVANMLESDSMTEEVRADEQEARQLGINSVPFFVINRKYAITGAQPTEVFVENIKTIIEQEGPFENLSTSDGVSCDEDGCEIPKK; encoded by the coding sequence ATTGGCAAAAGGCGTCTGGAGGACGCTCTTAAACAAATTAAACACCCAGTTAACGTTGTCTATCGATGCTTTGAATTGGACCCAACCATGGAGCGAGATGTAGACTATAATATTTATGAGAAACTTTCAGAAAAATATGGTATGAGCATTGAACAAGCTAAATCTAATATTGACAACATGGTCAAAATGGCTAGTGAAGTTGGGTTAGATTATCGTTTTGATACAATGATTTTAACAAACACCTTTGATGCCCATAGACTTGTTATGTTTGCAAAGCAATTAGGACTGATGCAAGAAATGACTGAGCGGATTAATCGTGCTTTTTTCACTGAATCAAAACATATTGGTGATCATGCAACATTAATCGGGCTAGCTGAGGAAATTGGGCTCAATCGTAATGAAGTAGCTAACATGCTTGAAAGTGACTCAATGACTGAAGAAGTTCGCGCTGATGAACAAGAAGCTCGTCAACTCGGAATTAATAGTGTTCCTTTCTTTGTTATTAATAGAAAGTATGCAATAACAGGAGCACAGCCTACTGAAGTCTTTGTTGAAAATATTAAAACAATTATCGAACAAGAAGGCCCTTTTGAAAACTTATCCACTTCAGATGGCGTATCTTGTGACGAAGATGGTTGCGAAATCCCTAAGAAATAA
- a CDS encoding acyl-CoA thioesterase, whose product MESKYVNESRVVRTSRIFPNDVNNHNTLFGGKLMSDMDMVASISATRHCRTECVTASTDSVDFLHPITPDDSVCFESFVTWTGTSSMEIFVKIIAENLISGERQIAATAFFTFVALDKNGRPSKVPRVIPQTKEEIKLHETGKDRAALRKEHRKKSKELASFFTTEKPWE is encoded by the coding sequence ATGGAAAGCAAATATGTAAATGAGTCTAGGGTTGTTCGTACGAGTAGGATTTTTCCAAATGATGTAAATAATCATAATACTCTATTTGGAGGCAAATTAATGAGCGATATGGATATGGTTGCCTCCATTTCAGCTACACGACATTGTCGAACCGAGTGTGTCACTGCTTCAACCGATTCCGTTGATTTTCTTCACCCAATTACCCCAGATGATTCAGTATGCTTCGAGTCTTTCGTTACATGGACTGGTACGAGTTCCATGGAAATATTCGTAAAAATTATTGCAGAAAATTTAATATCTGGAGAACGACAAATAGCAGCTACTGCTTTTTTCACCTTTGTTGCCTTAGATAAAAATGGAAGACCATCAAAGGTTCCTCGTGTGATCCCTCAAACAAAAGAGGAAATTAAATTACACGAAACAGGGAAAGATAGAGCAGCACTTCGTAAGGAACACCGAAAAAAGAGTAAAGAGCTAGCCAGCTTCTTTACAACGGAAAAACCATGGGAATAG
- a CDS encoding YidH family protein has translation MENQNKMTGNKTIDSKYIQQHLANERTFLAWVRTAIAMIGIGFLITNLHFSGTIYSEFSDMIAYAVGLLAAFFGIITIILATINYLRKLEEINNQTYRASKALIILLSVITIIIMTVFSFYFFI, from the coding sequence ATGGAAAATCAAAACAAGATGACCGGTAATAAAACCATTGATTCCAAATACATCCAACAGCACCTCGCAAATGAACGAACGTTTCTTGCGTGGGTAAGAACTGCCATTGCGATGATCGGGATTGGGTTTCTGATAACAAACCTACACTTTTCTGGGACAATATATTCAGAATTCAGCGATATGATCGCCTATGCAGTCGGACTGCTAGCAGCATTTTTTGGTATCATAACTATCATTTTAGCGACTATTAATTATTTAAGAAAACTGGAGGAAATTAACAATCAAACATATCGAGCCTCTAAAGCTTTAATCATTTTGTTATCTGTGATCACCATTATCATCATGACTGTGTTTTCTTTTTATTTCTTTATATAG
- a CDS encoding YjcZ family sporulation protein has protein sequence MHNSFALIVVLFILLIIVGTAYVGY, from the coding sequence ATGCATAACAGTTTTGCATTGATCGTTGTACTGTTCATTCTTTTAATTATTGTCGGTACAGCTTACGTTGGCTACTAA
- a CDS encoding polysaccharide deacetylase family protein: MIDSVNTSQKMVAITFDDGPNPLYTKQVLDIFQEVSGKATFYMIGEQMDKHPDVVKMVVSQGHEIGNHTFTHPMLTKLSSEDCFKEFEQTDLLIQELTGSRPTTFRPPYINYNNETLEMAEKFGYHSIGALNMDALDWEQPGVDHILLKSRNHVSNGSILLFHDGFGDRSQTIEAVRALVFELKEQGYQLVTVSELLMAQSNFR; this comes from the coding sequence ATTATAGATTCAGTTAACACATCGCAAAAAATGGTTGCGATTACATTCGATGATGGACCAAATCCTCTATATACTAAACAGGTGCTAGATATTTTCCAAGAAGTATCTGGAAAAGCAACCTTTTATATGATAGGTGAACAAATGGACAAACATCCAGACGTTGTAAAAATGGTGGTATCTCAAGGGCATGAAATTGGAAATCACACGTTTACCCATCCCATGTTAACTAAGTTAAGCAGCGAGGATTGTTTTAAAGAGTTTGAGCAAACAGATCTGTTAATACAAGAATTGACAGGGTCACGCCCTACTACCTTTAGACCACCTTACATTAATTATAATAATGAAACATTAGAGATGGCTGAAAAGTTTGGATACCATAGTATTGGTGCATTAAATATGGATGCTTTAGACTGGGAACAACCAGGTGTAGATCATATATTATTGAAATCACGTAACCATGTATCTAATGGCAGTATTTTACTCTTTCATGATGGGTTTGGAGATCGATCACAAACGATTGAAGCGGTTAGAGCATTAGTGTTTGAATTAAAGGAGCAAGGTTATCAGCTTGTTACTGTTAGTGAGCTATTAATGGCTCAATCGAATTTTAGATGA